AACGTGAACCTGTCGGTCGTGGCCCTGCAGCTGCCGGGGTTCGCGTTGCAGGTCATGGACCTGCTCCGGGTCTGGCAGGTGCCGCCGCATGCGCTGGCGCTGGAGGTGACCGAGAGCGCGTTGATGCGCGACGTGGTCCGCGCACAGGGCGTGCTGGCCGAGCTGCACGACGAGGGCGTGCGCATCTCCATCGACGATTTCGGCACCGGCTATTCGTCGATGGCCTACCTGCAGCGACTGCCCACCGACGAGCTGAAGATCGACCGCAGTTTCGTGGTCGACGTCGCAAGCAACGACCGCGCGCGCCATCTGGTCCGCTCGATGATCGACCTCGGCCACCACCTCGGCCTGGAGGTGGTGGCCGAAGGCGTCGAGGACTCCGCCACGCTTTCCCTGCTGCGCGAGCTCGGCTGCGATTGCGCGCAGGGCTTCGTGATCGGGCGCCCTGCACCGGCCGCGGATATCGTGGCCGGTCCGCGTCCTGATCAACTCACGCTGTAGCCTGGGCACCGGTAGCGGCACCGGCAGTGCCGCCGCATCGCCTTCGGGACGACGACCGGGTCGTCCTCGCCGCTACACCGGACGGGTGCCGATTCCCTAGCCGATCGGCTCGTCCAGGATCAGCTGGCGCACGAAGCGCACCGGCGGCGCGCCCTTCGACAGCACCTCGTCGTGGTAGGCCTTGAGGTCGAAGGCGTCGCCGCGCTTTGCTTCCACCGCGCGGCGCATGTCGAAGTGTTCCTGCGCGCCGACGAAATAGGTCGGCAGCTGCGCCGAGCTCACCTGGGCGCGGATCCACTTGCCGGCGGCCTCGCTCTCCTGCTGGAAGGTGGTGCGCACCATCAACTCCATCGCCTGCTCGCGCTCCCAGCCGTCGACGTGCACGCCGATGTCGAGGATCGCGTTGGCCACCGAGCGCAGGTAGAACTTCAGCTGCACCAGCCGGAACAGCGGGTCGTGGTCGAGGTAGCCCGCCTGCGCCATCACTTCCTCGGTGTACACCGCCCAGCCTTCGGCGAACGGACCCGAGCGCAGCACCGCGCGCAGCGTGGACGGATGGCCCACCGAGTGCGCGCCCTCGAGGTAATGGCCCGGGACGCCCTCGTGGATCGACAGCAGGTGGATCATGCGGTCGTTGTATTCGCGCAGGAACGACGTCGCCTGGTCATCGCTCCAGTCGTCGGGAATCGGCGAGATCGCATAGTAGGTCTCCAGCCCCTTGTCGAGCGGGCCGGGTGAATCGCAATAGGCCACCGCCACGCCACGCTGGAATTCCGGCATCTCGATGATGCGCACCGGCGCGTCCGGCACGGTGACGAGGTCGTGTTCGCGGGTGAACGTGGTTGCCGTTTCCAGCGTTTGCCGCGCGAAGTCGAACACCGCATCGCGCGCGGGTCGTTCGGCGTAGGCCAGCTCGAGCGCCGCCTCGATGGCCGCCTGTTGCCGCGCATCGTCCGGTGTCGCCGGCAGGGCCGGGGCGCCGTCGCGGTCCTTCAGCACGTTCTGCGCGATGGCATACATCTCCTCGCGCACACGGACGATTTCTGCTTGCGCGCGCTGGCGGATCTCCTCGCGCGACAGCGAAGCGTTGAGCGAATAGCCGAGTTTCTGGTCGAACAGCGCGGCGCCGATGCGGAAGTCGCCGGCGGCATTCGGGACCAGGGTGCCGTCGATCCAGGCCTGGTGCTCGTCGACCGCGGTGCGCAGGCCGGCGACGGCGGCATCCAGGCGCGTGCGCGCCTCGCCATCCAGGCTGCCGGCGTGCGGGGTGATGAACTGGTCGACCAACGACAGCAGGCCGCGGTTCTGCCGCGACACGGTTTCCGCATGCACCTTGGGTACACGCGCCGGGTCGAGGTTCGCGCGCATCTGCGCCAACAGCGTCGGCAGCGCTTCCATGCGCGCGCTGGCGGAAGCGAGGCGCTCGGGCAGCGGCGCGAACTCGCGTGCCATCAGGTTGTAGATCGCGCCGCCGGCCAGGCCGTTGTACAGCAGCGGGTCCCAGGCCCACGACTGCAGCGTTTCCACGTTCCAGATCGTGGCCTCTAGGCGGTTGCGCAGCAGCAGCGCGTCGACCTGGTTGTCGCGCGACAGCTGGCTGGCGTCGATCGCGTCGAGTCCCGCAAGCAGCGCACGGTTCGCATCGACCACACGCTGGCGGCCTTCCTCACTCAGATCGTCGACGCGGTCGTCGTGGCGATGCTCGCCGGTGCGGGTGGCGCTGATCGGCGACTGTTCGAACCACGTGGCCAGTGCCCGGTCGGCGAGGGCGGCGAAGGCCTGGTCGGCCTCGCCCTGGGTGGCGGCCGTGGTCGCTGCAGCAGGGCTGTCCACCGTGGCGGGGCCGGTCGAAGGCTGGCAGCCGGCGAGGACGGCGAGCAGGGACAGGGCAAGCAGGCTGTGGCGCATCGAAGCACTCCGCGAAGATGGAAACGGTCAGGCAGCAAGCGTAGTCGCCACGCCCGATGTGCGCACCCTGCATTGCAGGCATGACCATCGGCCTATGCCTTTCACGCGCCGCAGTGTCGAGAATCGGGGAGGGCCGGCATGTGTCGGTGACACACCCGCATCCCCGTGATGCACGCTGGAGCACTGCCTTGAAACGACGTGACTTCATCGCCCTCGGTGGCCTTGGCGCCGCCGGTGCCCTGGTGCCGGGCTGGTTCGGCCGCGCCGTCGCCGCCGAGGTGCTGGCCACGCCGCTCGACGCCGCGATGAAGAAGCCGCTCGCCGATGCCGGCCTGCAGGCCGCACGCGATGCCGGCGCCAGTTACTGCGACGTGCGCATCGGCCGCTACCTGCGCCAGTACGTGATGACGCGCGAGGACAAGGTCGAGAACGTCGTTAACGGCGAGTCGATCGGCGCCGGCATCCGCGTCATCGTCGATGGCGCCTGGGGCTTCGCGGCCACCAACACGCTGACCACGCTGGCGGTGGCCGACGCCGCGCGGCAGGCGGCGGCAATCGCGCGCGCCAATGCGCGCCTGCAGGTCGAACCCGTGCGGCTGGCCCCGGCACCGGCGCTTGGCGAGGTGGACTGGCGCACGCCGGTCGTGCGCAACGGCATGGAAGTCCCGGTCGAGGAGAAGGTCGAGCTGCTGCTGGGCGTCAACGCCGCGGCGATGGGCGCCGGTGCCAGCTTCGTCAGCTCGCGGATGTTCGTCATCAACGAGCAGAAGTACTTCGCCTCCACCGACGGCTCCTACATCGACCAGGACGTGCACCGCATCTGGGTGCCCTTCACGGTGACCGCGATCGATAAGGCCAGTGGGAAGTTCCGCACCCGCGACGGGCTGTCGGCACCGATGGGCATGGGCTATGAATACCTCGACGGCGACCGCTCGCAGCGCTTCGAGCTGCCGGGCGGCGTGGTCGCGTATGGCCGCAGCTACGACATGCGCGAGGACGCGGTCGCCGCCGCCCGCCAGGCGCAGGAGAAGCTGCGTGCACCATCGGTGCAGCCCGGCAAGTACGACCTGGTGGTCGATCCATCCAACCTGTTCCTGACCATCCACGAGAACGTCGGCCACCCGCTGGAGCTCGACCGCGTGCTCGGCTACGAGGCCAACTACGCCGGCACCAGCTTCGCCACGCTCGACAAGCGCGGCAGCTACCGGTGGGGCAGCGACATCGTCACCCTGTTCGCCGACAAGACCCGGCCCGGCAGCCTCGGCGCGGTCGGCTACGACGATGAGGGCGTACCGACCAGACGCTGGGACCTGGTGCGCGACGGCATCCTCGTCGACTACCAGGCCACCCGCGACCAGGCGCACATCCTCGGCAAGGCGGGATCCGACGGCTGCTGCTATGCCGATTCGTGGTCGAGCGTGCAGTTCCAGCGCATGCCCAACGTCTCGCTTGCACCCGGCAAGGCGCCGCTGACGGTGGCGCAGATGATCGCCGGCGTCGAGCGCGGCCTCTACGTGCACGGCCGCGGCTCCTATTCGATCGACCAGCAGCGCTACAACTCGCAGTTCGGTGGCCAGCTGTTCTACGAGATCCGCAACGGCGAGATCACCGGCATGGTCGAGGATGCCGCCTACCAGATCCGCACGCCGGAGTTCTGGAACGCCTGTTCGGCCATCTGCGACGAGCGCGATTTCCGCCTCGGCGGCTCGTTCTTCGACGGCAAGGGGCAGCCGGGGCAGGTGTCGGCGGTGTCCCACGGCTCGGCGACCACGCGCTTCGACGGCATCAACATCATCAATACGGCGAGGAGTCTTTGAAGATCCGTGATTGGTGATTGGAGAGCGGATACGTTTCGCTCTTGCTGTTCCGAATCACGAATCACGAACTGCCGCCATCCGATCACCCGGCACCGATCATCCCGTCCCAATCGCGAATCCTCGCTCCAAAGGAGAGACTGCCTTGCAACGACGCGACTTCCTGGCCCTCGGCGGCCTTGGCATCGGCGGGCTCGTCCTGCCATCGGTGTTCGGGCGCGCGATCGCCGCCGACGAACTGCTCACCACCATCGACGTGGCCACGAAGAAGCGGCTTGCCGATTCCGCGCTGCAGGCGGCGACCGGCGCCGGCGCCAGCTACTGCGACGTGCGCATCGGCCGCTACCTGCGCCAGTTCGTGATGACCCGCGAGGACAAGGTGCAGAACGTGGTCAACACCGAATCGACCGGTGTCGGCGTGCGGGTGATCGCCAACGGCGCCTGGGGCTTCGCCGCGACCAACACGCTCACCGCTGACGGCGTGGCCGAGGCCGCGCGCCAGGCCACCGCCATCGCGCGTGCCAACGCGAAGATCCAGACCGAGCCGGTGCGCCTGGCGCCGGCGCCGTCGCTGGGCGAAGTGTCGTGGCGCACGCCGATCCGCAAGAACAGCATGGAAGTGCCGGTCAAGGAGAAGGTCGACCTGCTGCTCGGCGTCAACGCCGCGGCCATGGGTGCCGGTGCCAGCTTCGTCAATTCGATGATGTTCCTGGTCAACGAGCAGAAGTACTTCGCCTCCACCGACGGCTCCTACATCGACCAGGACGTGCACCGCATCTGGGTGCCGATGACCGTTACCGCCATCGACAAGGGCACCGGCAAGTTCCGCACCCGTGCCGGGCTGTCGTCGCCAATGGGCATGGGCTACGAATACCTCGATGGCGATGCCTCGCAGAAGTACGTCTCGCCCAACGGGGTGGTGAACTACGGCAGCTCGTACGACATGCGCGAGGACGCCATCGCCGCCGCGAAGCAGGCGCAGGAGAAGCTCACCGCGCCGTCGGTGAAGCCGGGCCGCTACGACCTCGTGCTCGATCCGTCGAACCTGTGGCTGACCATCCACGAGAACGTCGGCCATCCGCTCGAACTCGACCGCGTGCTCGGCTACGAGGCCAACTACGCCGGAACCAGCTTCGCCACGCTCGACAAGCGCGGCAACCTGCAATACGGCAGCGACATCGTCACCCTGTTCGCCGACAAGACCCAGCCGGGCAGCCTCGGCGCGGTCGCCTACGACGACGAGGGCGTGCCGACCAAGCGCTGGGACCTGGTGCGCGACGGCACCCTGGTCGATTACCAGACCATCCGCGACCAGGCGCACATCGTCGGCAAGACCGAATCCGACGGCTGCTGCTATGCCGACTCCTGGTCGAGCGTGCAGTTCCAGCGCATGGCCAACGTCTCGCTGGCGGCGGGCAAGACACCGCTGACCGTGGCCGAAATGATCAAGGACGTCGAGGACGGCATCTACATCGTCGGCGACGGCTCGTTCTCGATCGACCAGCAGCGCTACAACGCGCAGTTCGGCGGCCAGCTCTACTACGGGATCAAGAACGGCGAGATCACCGGCATGGTCGAGGACGTCGCCTACCAGATCCGCACGCCGGAGTTCTGGGGCGCGTGCGCGGCCATCTGCGACGAGCGTGACTACCGCCTCGGCGGCTCGTTCTTCGACGGCAAGGGCCAGCCGAGCCAGGTCTCGGCGGTCTCGCACGGTTCGGCGACGACCCGCTTCAACGGCATCAACATCATCAACACCGCCCGCTCGCTCGGCTGACCAGGAGACCCGCAGGAATGACCATCTATACCGAAGAGCAGGCGCGCACCATCCTCGAGAAGGTCGTCGCACTGTCCACGGCCGACGAGTGCACCGCCACCCTCAATGGCGGCGTCGACGGCAACATCCGCTTCGCGCTCAACAACGTGTCCACCAGCGGCATCGTCAGCAACGTCGAGCTCGCGGTGCAGGTCGCGTTCGGCAAGCGCGTGGGCACCGCCACCGTCAACGAGTTCGACGATGCCGCGCTGGAGCGCGTGGTGCGCCGTGCCGAGGACCTGGCCCGGCTGGCGCCGGAGAACCCGGAGTTCATGCCGGCGATCGGCAAGCAGAACTACCGCCCGAGCCCGACCTTCAGCGAATCCACCGCGGCGATCACCCCGGAGTTCCGTGCCCAGGTGGCGGCGGATTCGATCCTGCCGTGCCGGGATGCCGACCTGGTGGCCGCCGGCTTCCTGCTCGACAGCCGCAACTTCACCGCGTTCGCCAATTCCAACGGCAACTTCGGCTACCAGCAGGGAACCAACTTCAACTACACCTGCACCGTGCGCACCGCCGACGGCACCGGCTCGGGCTGGGTCGGCCGCAGCCTGAAGAACGCCAGCGACTTCGATGCCAGCCGCGACATCCGCGTCGCCATGCGCAAGGCCGCCGAATCCGCGGACGCCAAGGCGCTCGAGCCGGGCAAGTACACGGTGATCCTCGAGCCGCACGCGGCCGCCGGGCTGATCTCCTTCATGATGCGTTTCTTCGACGCGCGCACCGCCGACGAGGGCCGCAGCTTCCTTTCGAAGGCGGGCGGCGGCAACAAGCTCGGCGAGCAGATCTACGACCCGCGGGTGAACATCTCCGCCGATCCCTGGCATCCCGATGCGCCGGTGATGCCGTGGGACGAGGAAGGCCTGCCGCGCGAGGCGATGCCGATCATCCAGGACGGCAAGGTCGTCAATCTCAACTACTCGCGTTACTGGGCGCAGCAGCAGGGCAAGCGCGCCACCGGCCGGCCGGGCAACCTGATCATGGCCGGCGGCGAGGCCACCACCGCCGACCTGGTGGCCGGCACCGACCGCGGCATCCTGGTCACCCGCACCTGGTACATCCGCATGGTCGATCCGCAGACGGTGCTGCTGACCGGCCTCACCCGCGACGGCACCTTCTACATCGAGAATGGCCGCATCGTGCATCCGGTGAAGAACTTCCGCTTCAACGAATCACCGGTGATCATGTTGAACAACATCGACGAGCTCGGCCGCCCGGTGCTGGTATCCGGCGACGAGTCGAGCTTCGCGATGCTGCTGCCGCCGATGCGCCTGCGCGACTTCACCTTCAGCTCCTTGTCCGACGCGGTGTGACCTTGCACAGGGCGGCCCTCATCCGCCCCTGCGGGGCACCCCCGACCAAGGGCGTCTCGGGGGCAGGCTCTTCTCCCGCAGGCGGGAGAAGGGTCTGTTGCGCGGAACTGCGGCCGTGACGGCGCCGTTCCAGAGGGCTCGCGTGCATGCCGAAACCCTTCTCCCGTTCACGGGAGAAGGTGCCCCGCAGGGGCGGATGAGGGCGCTTTGCGCAGTTGAAGTCGCCCCATGAACCGTTCGCAGTTCCTCAAGGCCATGCTCGGCAGCGCCGCATTGCTGGCGCTGCCGACGCGCCTGCGCGCGCAGTCGGCGAGCTACGACTTCTGGTTCACCCGCCTGAAGTACGACTCCGGTGACTGGGACGTCGACGCGCGGATGCCGTCCAACGTCATCACCTCGCTGATCGACTACACCAACCTGCGCGTGGACCCCGAGGAACATGTCGTCGAGCTTGCCGACCCGAAGATGCTGTCGGCACCGTTCTGCTATCTCGCCGGGCACAAGCTGGTGGAGTTCAACCCGGCGGAGCGGCGCAATTTCGAGCGCTATGTGCGCAACGGCGGCTTCGTCTTCGTCGACGACTGCAACCACGACATCGACGGCCTGTTCGCGAAGTCGTTCGAGGCGCAGATGGCGTCGATGTTCGGCCGCGATGCATTGCGCAGGCTGCCCGGCAACCATGGCATCTACCGCAGCTTCTTCCAGTTTCCCGACGGGCCGCCGGCCACCAGCTTCGAACTCAACGGCTGGGGCGACGACCTCGTGCACGACTATCTCAAGGGCATCAGCATCGACGGCCGCCTCGGCGTGCTCTACAGCAACAAGGACTACGGTTGCGAGTGGGACTACGACTGGCGCAACAAGCGGTTCCTGGCCGAGGACAACACGAAGTTCGCGGTCAACATCGTCGTCTATGCATTGACCGCATGAGGCAGCCCGCGCGGCAGACGACCGCTCTTTCCACTTTCCGGACCCGCACATGAGCACACCGATCACCGAATCCGACCTCGACGCCTGGCGTGGCCGCCTCGACGACCTGCGTGCCGCCATCGGCCAGGCGGTGGTCGGTCAGGCCGACGTGGTCGAGCAGCTGCTGGTCGCGCTGCTGGCCGGCGGCCATGCACTGCTCGAAGGCGTGCCCGGCCTCGGCAAGACGCTGCTGGTGCGCACGCTTGGCGACGCGCTGGCACTGGACTTCCGCCGCGTGCAGTTCACCCCCGACCTGATGCCTAGCGACCTGCTCGGCACCGAGCTGCTGGAGGAGGACCACGGCACCGGCCATCGTGCGTTCCGCTTCCAGCCCGGGCCGGTGTTCACCAACCTGCTGCTGGCCGACGAGCTCAACCGCACCCCGCCCAAGACCCAGGCCGCATTGCTCGAGGCGATGGCCGAGCACACGGTGAGCTATGCAGGCACCACGCATCGACTGCCGGCGCCGTTCTTCGTGCTCGCCACGCAGAACCCGATCGAACAGGCCGGCACCTACCCGTTGCCGGAGGCGCAGCTCGACCGCTTCCTGCTGCAGATCGTGCTGGGCTATCCGGACGAGGCCGAGGAACGCGACATCCTGGTCCGCACCACCGGCAGCGCCAGGGCATCGGTGCCACAGGTGATGAGTGGCGACGACGTGCTGGCCCTGCAGGCGCTGGTGCGCGAGGTGCACGTGGGCGACGACCTGCTGGCGTGGATCGCGCGGCTGGTACGCGCGAGCCGCCCGGGCGACGGCGCGCCGCAGGCGGTGCGCGACTACGTGCGCTGGGGCGCCGGCCCGCGCGCCGGGCAGTCGCTGGTGCTGGCAGCGAAGGCACGTGCGCTGCTGCGCGGCCGGCTGGCGGCCACCCGCGAGGATGTCGTCGCACTGGCGGCGCCGGTGATGCGCCACCGCCTGCTGCTGTCGTTCGCCGCCGAAGCCGAGCAGCGCAGCACCGACGACATCGTCACCGCCTTGCTCGACCGCGTGCCGTTTCCGGGCACGCGCTGACCACCGACGTGCTTACGCTGTCGCCCGAACTGCGCGCACGCCTGCGCGGCCTGCGCATCGCGCCGCGGCGTGCGCTGGCGCGTGGCGGCATCGGCCAGCATCGTGGCCGCGAACGCGGCAGCGGCATGGAGTTCGCGCAGTACCGCGGCTACGAGCCGGGCGACGAACCGAAGGCGATCGACTGGAAGCTCTATGCGCGCAGCGACCGCCTGTTCGTGCGCGAGGCCGAGCGCGAGAGTCCGCTGACGGTGTGGCTGCTGCTCGATGCCAGCGCCTCGATGGGCCAGGTCGACGAGTCACGCCCCGGCTTCAGCCGGCTGGACGCGGCACGCCAGCTTGCGCTCGCCATCGCCGAGCTGGCGATCGGGCAGGGCGATCGCATCGGCCTGCTGGTGGTGGGCAATGACCGGGTCGAGGGCGTCGATGCGGGCAGCGGTCCGCGCCAGCGCGATCGCCAGTTGCTGATGCTCGATGGTATCCGCGCGAGCGGTGCCTGGCCCGGCAGCGACCGGCTCGCACTGGTGTGGGAACGCATCGGCCCCGATGACATGGTGGTGCTGCTCGGCGATCTGTTCGATCCCGCGTCGGTGGATCTCGCCACGCGGCTGGCCGCGGCACGCCGCGAGGTGCTGGCGATCCAGCTGCTTACCGTCGGCGAGCGTGATTTCGACTACAGCGGCGGTCGCCGCTTCGAGGATCCGGAGACCGGCGAAGTGCTGCCCGGCGATGGCGCCGCGCTGCGCGCCGGCTTCCTCGAACGCTTCGGCGCCGCGCAGGCCGCACTGGCCGCGCGCCTCGACGCAGCGGGGATCCGCCATGTGCGGCACGTGCTCGACCAACCGCTCGACGCACCGCTGCGGGCGTTGTTCGCCCCGCCGGGTCGCCGCTGATGCCGACGCTGCTGCTGCCGGCAGGCCTGCTCGCGCTGGCGGCGTTGCTGTTGCCGGTGCTGGTCCACCTGGCGCGTCGGCAGACACTGGTGCCCACGCCGTTCGCCGCCCTGCGCTGGCTACGCGCGAAGGCCAGGCCGCGCCGGCAGGTGCGGCTGGACGAATGGCCACTGCTGCTGCTGCGCCTGCTGCTGCTCACGCTGTTCGCGTTGTGGCTGGCGCAGCCGGCGCTGCAGGGCGAACCATCGATGCAACGCTGGAGCGTGGTGGCGCCGGGCGTGGATCCGGCGGCGCTACCGCCACCGGCCGAGGGCGAGCAGCGTCGCTGGTTGCTGCCGGGATGGCCGACGCTCGATGCGCCCTCATCCGATGCCGATGCTGCGGTACCGGTCGGCAGCCTGCTGCGCCAGCTCGACATGGAGCTCGACGCATCCGTCGCGCTGACCGTGTACGTGCCCGATCCGCTGGATGGCGCCGATGCGCAACGGCCGCGCCTGTCGCGCGGCGTGGACTGGCAGGTGCTGCCGGCTGCGCCACGCGATGCGGACGCTGTGGAGCCCCCGCTGCGGCTGGCGATCCGCCATGACGCGGAACACGCGGACGGCGTGCGTTACCTGCGCGCCGCCGCCATCGCGTGGTCGCCGGAAGGGGCGGTCGAGGCTGCGGATGTCGGTGGCATCGACGTGCCGGTGCCGCCGGCCACGCAGGTACTCGCGTGGCTGGTCGTCGGCGAGGTGCCGCAGGCGGTCCGTGACTTCGCAGCCCAGGGCGGCACCGTGCTGCTTGCCACCGATGCGACCTGGGCCGATGCGGCGCCGCCGGTGCCCGTGTGGCGCGACGTGGATGGCGGGTTGCTTGCGCGCGCCTCGCGGCATGGGCGGGGTCGGCTGATCCATCTCGCACGGCCGCTGCGGGCCACCGCCTGGCCGCAGATGCTCGATCCCGGTTTCGCCGGCGAGCTGCAGCGGCAGTTGCAGCCACCCGCCGCGCCGACACGCGCGCCGGCCAGCGACTACGCGCCGGTGCAGGCCGAACTGCGCTGGCCGGCATCGCTGCGCGAGCTGCGCGGTCCCTGCCTGCGCTGGGCCGGCATCGCTGCGCGAGCTGCGCGGTGGCTGGCGACGTCGCGGCGACGAGGCGCGACGCCATGACCGCCCCGGTACGCATGCGCTGGCGGCAGGCGCGCACGCACGTGGTGCTGGTACGGCTGCTCCTCGGCCTGCCATGGCTGGTTGCCGCCGCAGTGCTGGGGTGGCGGCTCGGCGGCAGTGCGGTTGCCGTGGTCGTGGCCCTGCTGGCGGGCTTCGGCCTTGTGGTCGCCGTCGTGCGCGTGCTGCGGACGATGGACCAGGCGTGGCTTGCGTCGGCGCTCGATGCGCGCCGTACCGACATGGACGACAGCGCCGCGCTGCTGTTCGCCGACCCGGCCTCCCTGCGGCCGTTGCAGCAGCTGCAGCGCGCGCGGCTGGAAGAGCGCCTGCGCGTGCAGCCGCCGCCGGACCTGCGCGCGCCGTGGCCGTGGCGCGCGCTGGCGCTGTCGTGGGGCGTAGCAGCCGGGGTGTTCGCACTGCTGGCATGGTGGCCGTTCGACGGGGTTGGTCGCGCGCCTGCAGGCAGCGCGCAAGACGCCACTGTTGCCGCCACGGCAGCGCCGCGGCTGCAAGCCTCGGTGCTGCGCATCGAGCCGCCGACGTATACCGGCCTCGACGCACAGACCGTGGCGGTACTCGATGCGAAGGCGCCTGCCGGTTCGCTGCTGACCTGGCGCCTGCGGATCGCACCGCAGCCCGCGGCGGTCGAACTCGAGTTCCTCGATGGGGAACGCCTCGCCCTGCAACGCGAGGGCGACCACTGGATCGCCACGCAGCGGCTGCAACGCTCGCGCCTGTACCGCCTGCGCATCGCCGGTGCCGCCGAGCAGCCACCGCCGCCGCTGCACCGTCTCGACGCCGTCGCCGATCGTGCGCCACAGGTACGCGTGCTGGAGCCGGAGGCTACGCTGCAGTTGCGTGTCGATGGCCAGCGCCAGTGGCGGCTGGTGTTCGAGGCCAGCGACGACCACGGGGTGGCGGCGCAGGCGCGGCTGCGGATCGTGCGCACCGAAGGCAGCGGCGAGAACCAGACCTTCCACGAGCACGTGCGAACGCTGGCCGGGCAGGGCGCGCCGCGCCTGCGCCGCTATGCCACCACGCTCGAGATCGCCGATTTCGGCCTGCAGCCTGGCGAGGACCTGGTGGCCCGGCTCGAGGTCAGCGACCTGCGCCAGCCGCAGCCGCAGGCCGGGCGCAGCGCCAGCGTGATCCTGCGCTGGCCGCCGCCCGCGCCACCGGATGTCGCCGGGCTGGAAGGACTCGCGCGGCAGGTGCTGCCGGCGTACTTCCGCAGCCAGCGGCAGATCATCATCGATGCCGAGGCATTGATTGCCGAACGCGCGCAGCTGGACACATCGCGTTTCCAACAGCGCTCCGATTCGCTCGGCGTCGACCAGCGGCTGTTGCGGCTGCGCTATGGCCAGTTCCTCGGCGAGGAATCGGAGGGCGCACCGCAGGCGCCGCCCGTCGAAGGCCACGACCGTGCGCCCCCGCCGCCGCGGCCCGCGGTGTCGCCGGGCGGCATCTTCGCGGACGGCTCCGATGCGCTGCCGCCCGCGCCGCCACCGGGGCAGCAGGGCCAGGGCCACGACCATGACACGTCGACGCCCACCCGCGCCGATGCCGACGGGGACGACCACGACCATGCCGACGGCGCACCCGCCGATGGCGTGTTCGGCCGCGCCGGCGACGTGGTGGCGGCGTTCGGCCATACCCACGACATTCCCGAGGCCGCGACCCTGCTCGATCCGAAGACCCGCGAAACCCTGCGCCGCGCGCTCGGCGAGATGTGGCAGTCGGAACTGCACCTGCGCCAGGCCGACCCGTCGGCCGCGTTGCCCTACGCCAATCGCGCGCTGGAGCTGATCAAGCAGGTGCAGGAATCCGACCGCATCTACCTGGCCCGGGTCGGTGCGCAGCTGCCGCCGATCGACGAGGGTCGACGCTTGGGCGGGGACCGCGAGGGGCTGGCCTCGCGCGGTCTGCCGTCGCTGGCTACGCCGGCCGCTGAGGCCCGACTGCACGAGGCGTGGTGGGCACTGGGCGATGCGGCGGCGGACCCGGCCCCGGTGCTCGACACGCTGCAGGCCTGGCCCGGCGGTGCGCGGCTCGACGACCCGCTGGCGCTGGTCGCCGCGATCGACGCGGTGCGCAACGATCCCGCCTGCAGCGACTGCCGCGACACCCTGCGCGGACTGCTGTGGCAGGCGATGCGCAGGCCGGCCGGCGGCATCGCGCCGCGCGTGGGCGATGACACCGGCGCACGTTACCTGCGTGCACTGCGCGACGCCGCGGAGCAGTCCGAATGATGTTGTCCACGCCTTCGCTGGCAGCCACCGCGACCGTGGCCAGCGCCATCGCCCTGCTGGCCTGCGTGCGCATCGTGCGGTGGCAGCTGCGCGCACCGGCCGGGGCGCGCGCCGCGGCTGGCGTCTGGCCCTGCTGTTGCTGGCGCAGCCGCTGTGGGCCCTGCTGCTGGTGCTGGCGGTGCATCCGCCGGCGCGCCTGCAACCCGAGGCCACGTTGACGGTGCTGACCGCCGGCGGCGAGCCGGCGCGGGTGGAGTCGGAGGCAAAGGCCGTCGCCCTGCCGGAAGCCGACGCCACCGCGGGAGTGCTGCGGGTGCCGGATCTGGCCACCGCCCTGCG
This portion of the Luteimonas yindakuii genome encodes:
- a CDS encoding DUF885 domain-containing protein — protein: MRHSLLALSLLAVLAGCQPSTGPATVDSPAAATTAATQGEADQAFAALADRALATWFEQSPISATRTGEHRHDDRVDDLSEEGRQRVVDANRALLAGLDAIDASQLSRDNQVDALLLRNRLEATIWNVETLQSWAWDPLLYNGLAGGAIYNLMAREFAPLPERLASASARMEALPTLLAQMRANLDPARVPKVHAETVSRQNRGLLSLVDQFITPHAGSLDGEARTRLDAAVAGLRTAVDEHQAWIDGTLVPNAAGDFRIGAALFDQKLGYSLNASLSREEIRQRAQAEIVRVREEMYAIAQNVLKDRDGAPALPATPDDARQQAAIEAALELAYAERPARDAVFDFARQTLETATTFTREHDLVTVPDAPVRIIEMPEFQRGVAVAYCDSPGPLDKGLETYYAISPIPDDWSDDQATSFLREYNDRMIHLLSIHEGVPGHYLEGAHSVGHPSTLRAVLRSGPFAEGWAVYTEEVMAQAGYLDHDPLFRLVQLKFYLRSVANAILDIGVHVDGWEREQAMELMVRTTFQQESEAAGKWIRAQVSSAQLPTYFVGAQEHFDMRRAVEAKRGDAFDLKAYHDEVLSKGAPPVRFVRQLILDEPIG
- a CDS encoding TldD/PmbA family protein, with product MKRRDFIALGGLGAAGALVPGWFGRAVAAEVLATPLDAAMKKPLADAGLQAARDAGASYCDVRIGRYLRQYVMTREDKVENVVNGESIGAGIRVIVDGAWGFAATNTLTTLAVADAARQAAAIARANARLQVEPVRLAPAPALGEVDWRTPVVRNGMEVPVEEKVELLLGVNAAAMGAGASFVSSRMFVINEQKYFASTDGSYIDQDVHRIWVPFTVTAIDKASGKFRTRDGLSAPMGMGYEYLDGDRSQRFELPGGVVAYGRSYDMREDAVAAARQAQEKLRAPSVQPGKYDLVVDPSNLFLTIHENVGHPLELDRVLGYEANYAGTSFATLDKRGSYRWGSDIVTLFADKTRPGSLGAVGYDDEGVPTRRWDLVRDGILVDYQATRDQAHILGKAGSDGCCYADSWSSVQFQRMPNVSLAPGKAPLTVAQMIAGVERGLYVHGRGSYSIDQQRYNSQFGGQLFYEIRNGEITGMVEDAAYQIRTPEFWNACSAICDERDFRLGGSFFDGKGQPGQVSAVSHGSATTRFDGINIINTARSL
- a CDS encoding TldD/PmbA family protein encodes the protein MQRRDFLALGGLGIGGLVLPSVFGRAIAADELLTTIDVATKKRLADSALQAATGAGASYCDVRIGRYLRQFVMTREDKVQNVVNTESTGVGVRVIANGAWGFAATNTLTADGVAEAARQATAIARANAKIQTEPVRLAPAPSLGEVSWRTPIRKNSMEVPVKEKVDLLLGVNAAAMGAGASFVNSMMFLVNEQKYFASTDGSYIDQDVHRIWVPMTVTAIDKGTGKFRTRAGLSSPMGMGYEYLDGDASQKYVSPNGVVNYGSSYDMREDAIAAAKQAQEKLTAPSVKPGRYDLVLDPSNLWLTIHENVGHPLELDRVLGYEANYAGTSFATLDKRGNLQYGSDIVTLFADKTQPGSLGAVAYDDEGVPTKRWDLVRDGTLVDYQTIRDQAHIVGKTESDGCCYADSWSSVQFQRMANVSLAAGKTPLTVAEMIKDVEDGIYIVGDGSFSIDQQRYNAQFGGQLYYGIKNGEITGMVEDVAYQIRTPEFWGACAAICDERDYRLGGSFFDGKGQPSQVSAVSHGSATTRFNGINIINTARSLG